In Phlebotomus papatasi isolate M1 chromosome 1, Ppap_2.1, whole genome shotgun sequence, the following proteins share a genomic window:
- the LOC129798262 gene encoding uncharacterized protein LOC129798262 isoform X3 — translation MLLFRRKFLFLIFLSCITVNSVLCGETDDVSAKNEKLDSPSAEVAEERDSVQSGALELEHEVINEQADQPTSGERFVAIHVGTLGMREELSPTLLGITHLVLTFLPAEYQLLTVISAAREVVAGVRYILVVNAERVENGERVVCSLEILEKPWITTEWGDKWRMLEGTNCTGSPNPLAPVRDQYRRVNPVFGGDKPKELTGDRLREVEDQIITSTTPRDFYEIHDTTTELPVAELSDEMKALLDAYYLSGKAPSGGIVRENVGPLATGVKPEIEPKIVNCESETEEIFLVSTEAAEASSTPLSNEVPQQQMTPIPQDIDEDFGQQQQILDPFFTIDPTQASVQEVERQKRELGRTEKEESLFLLNRALEQLDAIDEDASKKVAIEIFAFKEAQISDNCKIISAHAKVANSQCDENDENVRECMENVHAETAKLCAIEASICDGKSVKLKKSQCKPLPDKKVREKRDEELTVKGGRKEIDITDASHPIHELVRESLAGLGTSENGDVYSLVKINRASQQTVEGSIFRVNLDVKDADSKTVTCNLEVWDRPWLDNPKETKFDCDNSKKYKFRRRRSADEVTPVLVGGPSRIENFENDEKIKSLVQNSLVSFNEKEGNSYELHRIVGASHQVVAGSLYKIQVEFKRKEPQEIVECELSIWERSWLNSRETEVTCNNDKKYKFRKRRSADELPVLGGPRPIKNFENDEKVKSLVQNSLVSFNEREGNNFELHRIVGATHQVVAGSIYKIQVEFKRKDPQEIVECELSVLEKLGDDKSETEVSCNNDKKYKFRKRRSADEVKPANLPVFTFGGATPIENFENDEKVKSLVQNSLVSFNEKEGNNYELHRIVSATYQVVAGSIYKIQVEFKRKDPQEIVQCELSVLEKLGDDKSETDVSCNNDKKYKFRKRRSADEVQAKPPVLGGTTPIENFENDEKVKTLVQNSLVSFNEKEGNSYELHRIVGATHQVVAGSLYKIQVEFKRKDPQEIVECELSIWERSWMNSRETEVTCNNDKKYKFRKRRSADEVSFTPGAPGSPRPIENFENDEKVKGLVQNSLVSFNEKEGNSYELHRIVGATHQVVAGSLYKIQVEFKRKDPHEIVECELSVYERSWEQKSETDVSCNNDKKYKFRSKRSLIYDHRRRTEDYEEEEKRLMHQRETLAHHEELFHKFQLKFSRAYHSSMEKSLRFRIFQNNLAKIQMLNEREMGTAKYGVTEFADLTPTEYRLRTGLWKRNLDENHISNPIAEIPNFKLPKSFDWRDKNVVSEVKNQGNCGSCWAFSVTGNIEGLHAIKTGQLEEYSEQELLDCDAIDGGCAGGLPDNAYKAIEELGGLELESDYPYRARKSECVFNKTMSHVKVSGAVDFPKNETAMQLWLVQNGPISIGINANAMQFYRGGVSHPWRPLCRHSGIDHGVLIVGYGVAEYPLFNKTLPYWIVKNSWGPKWGEQGYYRVFRGDNTCGINSMASSAVLA, via the exons ATGTTGCTCtttagaagaaaatttctttttctcatttttctctctTGTATCACTGTAAATAGTGTTTTGTGTGGTGAAACAGATGATGTGAGtgctaaaaatgaaaaattggacAGTCCAAGTGCCGAGGTGGCGGAAGAG AGGGATTCTGTTCAATCTGGGGCCCTGGAGCTGGAACATGAAGTTATTAATGAGCAGGCG GATCAACCGACGTCCGGGGAGCGTTTTGTGGCCATTCATGTGGGCACATTGGGGATGCGTGAGGAATTGAGTCCCACTCTTCTTGGGATAACGCATCTTGTGCTTACATTCCTTCCGGCTGAGTATCAGCTGCTGACCGTCATATCGGCGGCTAGGGAAGTTGTAGCTGGGGTCAGGTACATTTTGGTGGTGAATGCTGAACGAGTGGAAAATGGTGAGAGGGTTGTGTGTTCCCTGGAGATTCTGGAGAAGCCTTGGATAACGACTGAATGGGGTGATAAGTGGAGGATGCTCGAGGGGACAAATTGTACGGGAAGTCCGAATCCTCTGGCACCGGTTAGGGATCAATATCGAAGGGTTAATCCGGTTTTTGGGGGGGATAAGCCCAAAGAATTGACGGGGGATAGATTGAGGGAAGTTGAAGATCAAATTATTACATCAACAACTCCTCGGGATTTCTATGAGATTCATGATACCACGACAGAATTGCCCGTGGCTGAATTATCTGATGAAATGAAAGCTCTCTTGGATGCTTACTATTTGTCCGGGAAAGCGCCTTCCGGAGGCATTGTCAGGGAAAATGTAGGTCCCCTGGCGACTGGCGTTAAGCCAGAAATTGAACCAAAGATTGTAAATTGTGAAAGTGAAACCGAAGAAATTTTTCTTGTGTCCACCGAAGCTGCAGAAGCTTCCTCAACTCCGCTCTCTAATGAAGTTCCTCAGCAACAAATGACACCAATTCCTCAGGATATCGATGAGGATTTTGGGCAACAGCAACAGATTCTTGATCCTTTCTTCACAATTGACCCAACTCAGGCTAGTGTCCAGGAAGTTGAGCGTCAAAAGAGGGAACTGGGACGAACAGAGAAGGAAGAAAGTCTCTTCCTTCTTAATCGTGCCCTTGAGCAACTCGATGCAATTGATGAGGATGCATCCAAGAAAGTTGCAATTGAGATATTTGCCTTCAAAGAAGCCCAAATTAGTGACAATTGCAAAATAATATCAGCCCATGCCAAAGTAGCCAATAGTCAGTGCgatgaaaatgatgaaaatgtgcGAGAATGTATGGAAAATGTTCATGCAGAAACGGCAAAATTGTGTGCGATtgag GCTTCCATTTGCGATGGAAAATCcgtaaaactaaaaaaaagtcaGTGTAAGCCTCTTCCGGACAAGAAAGTCCGGGAGAAGCGGGATGAAGAGTTAACAGTGAAAGGAGGACGTAAAGAGATTGACATCACCGATGCATCTCATCCGATTCATGAGTTGGTCAGGGAGAGCTTGGCGGGACTGGGAACATCAGAAAATGGTGATGTCTATAG CTTGGTAAAGATCAATCGTGCTTCGCAACAAACAGTAGAAGGCTCGATCTTCAGAGTGAATCTCGATGTAAAGGATGCTGATTCTAAAACTGTGACATGCAACTTGGAAGTTTGGGATAGACCGTGGTTAGACAACCCAAAGGAAACTAAGTTCGACTGCGATAACTCTAAAAAGTACAAATTCCGTCGAAGGAGATCTGCAGATGAAGTCACTCCAGTTTTAGTTGGAGGTCCTTCACGCATTGAAAACTTTGAGAATGACGAGAAAATCAAGAGTCTCGTACAAAATTCTCTAGTGTCCTTTAACGAAAAGGAAGGAAACAGTTACGA gcTCCATCGAATTGTTGGTGCATCGCATCAAGTCGTTGCGGGAAGTTTGTATAAGATCCAAGTTGAATTCAAGAGGAAAGAACCTCAAGAAATAGTTGAGTGTGAGTTGTCTATATGGGAAAGATCTTGGTTGAATAGTCGCGAAACAGAAGTTACTTGCAATAATGATAAGAAATACAAATTCCGTAAGAGGAGATCCGCAGACGAATTACCGGTACTTGGAGGTCCAAGACCCATCAAAAACTTTGAGAATGACGAGAAAGTGAAGAGTCTCGTTCAAAATTCTCTGGTGTCCTTCAACGAAAGGGAAGGGAACAATTTCGA GCTACATCGAATTGTTGGTGCAACCCATCAAGTTGTTGCTGGTAGTATTTACAAGATTCAAGTTGAGTTCAAGAGGAAAGATCCTCAGGAGATAGTTGAATGTGAATTGTCTGTTTTGGAAAAACTTGGGGATGATAAAAGCGAAACGGAAGTTTCGTGCAACAATGACAAGAAATACAAATTCCGTAAGAGGAGATCAGCAGATGAAGTTAAGCCTGCCAATCTACCAGTTTTTACGTTTGGGGGTGCAACACCCATCGAAAACTTCGAGAATGACGAGAAAGTGAAGAGTCTCGTTCAAAATTCTCTGGTCTCCTTCAATGAAAAAGAAGGAAACAATTACGA GCTTCATCGAATTGTAAGTGCAACCTATCAAGTAGTTGCTGGGAGTATTTACAAGATTCAGGTTGAGTTCAAGAGGAAAGATCCTCAGGAGATAGTTCAATGTGAATTGTCTGTTTTGGAAAAGCTTGGGGATGACAAGAGCGAAACGGATGTTTCGTGTAATAACGACAAGAAATACAAGTTTCGTAAGCGAAGATCTGCAGATGAAGTGCAGGCCAAACCTCCTGTACTTGGAGGTACAACACCTATTGAGAACTTCGAGAATGACGAGAAGGTGAAGACTCTCGTTCAGAATTCTCTGGTTTCATTCAACGAAAAGGAAGGAAACAGTTACGA GCTCCATCGAATCGTTGGTGCAACCCATCAAGTCGTTGCGGGAAGTTTATACAAGATCCAGGTTGAGTTCAAGAGGAAAGATCCTCAAGAAATAGTTGAGTGTGAGTTGTCTATATGGGAAAGGTCTTGGATGAATAGTCGCGAAACAGAAGTTACGTGCAACAATGACAAGAAATATAAATTCCGTAAGAGGAGATCTGCAGATGAGGTTTCGTTCACACCAGGTGCACCTGGAAGTCCAAGACCCATCGAAAACTTTGAGAATGACGAGAAAGTAAAAGGTCTCGTTCAAAATTCTCTGGTGTCCTTCAATGAAAAGGAAGGAAACAGTTACGA GCTCCATCGAATTGTAGGTGCAACCCATCAAGTTGTTGCGGGAAGTTTATACAAGATCCAGGTTGAGTTCAAGAGGAAGGATCCTCATGAAATAGTTGAATGTGAGCTTTCGGTGTATGAAAGGTCTTGGGAGCAAAAAAGTGAGACGGATGTTTCGTGTAATAACGACAAGAAGTATAAATTTCGTTCAAAGCGTTCCCTGATCTACGATCACAGACGAAGGACTGAGGATTATGAAGAAGAAGAGAAACGTCTGATGCATCAGCGTGAGACTTTGGCTCACCATGAGGAGCTCTTTCACAAATTCCAACTGAAATTCAGTCGAGCCTATCACTCTTCCATGGAGAAGTCTCTGCGTTTCCGTATCTTCCAGAACAATCTGGCTAAGATTCAGATGCTCAATGAACGCGAAATGGGAACGGCTAAGTATGGCGTAACGGAGTTTGCCGATCTCACGCCAACGGAGTATCGTTTGAGAACGGGCCTATGGAAGAGGAATCTCGATGAGAATCATATTTCCAATCCCATTGCTGAGATTCCTAATTTCAAACTGCCGAAGAGCTTTGATTGGCGCGATAAGAATGTGGTGAGTGAGGTGAAGAATCAAGGCAACTGCGGTTCATGCTGGGCGTTCTCAGTAACGGGCAACATTGAAGGCCTTCATGCCATCAAAACGGGACAGTTGGAGGAATATTCGGAGCAGGAACTCTTGGATTGCGATGCAATTGACGGAGGATGCGCTGGAGGACTTCCTGACAATGCATACAA AGCAATTGAGGAACTGGGCGGCCTCGAACTGGAATCTGACTATCCATATCGGGCCCGGAAGAGCGAATGCGTCTTCAACAAAACGATGAGTCACGTGAAGGTTAGTGGAGCTGTGGATTTTCCCAAAAATGAAACAGCCATGCAACTGTGGCTGGTGCAGAATGGACCCATTTCCATTGGGATCAATGCCAATGCCATGCAGTTCTATCGGGGCGGAGTTTCTCATCCTTGGCGTCCTCTCTGTCGTCACAGTGGCATCGATCATGGGGTCTTGATTGTTGGATACGGAGTCGCTGAGTATCCGTTGTTCAACAAAACCCTTCCCTACTGGATTGTGAAGAATTCCTGGGGCCCCAAATGGGGCGAACAGGGCTACTACCGAGTCTTCCGGGGTGACAATACTTGCGGAATCAATTCCATGGCCAGCTCAGCTGTTTTGGCTTAA
- the LOC129798262 gene encoding uncharacterized protein LOC129798262 isoform X1 — MLLFRRKFLFLIFLSCITVNSVLCGETDDVSAKNEKLDSPSAEVAEERDSVQSGALELEHEVINEQADQPTSGERFVAIHVGTLGMREELSPTLLGITHLVLTFLPAEYQLLTVISAAREVVAGVRYILVVNAERVENGERVVCSLEILEKPWITTEWGDKWRMLEGTNCTGSPNPLAPVRDQYRRVNPVFGGDKPKELTGDRLREVEDQIITSTTPRDFYEIHDTTTELPVAELSDEMKALLDAYYLSGKAPSGGIVRENVGPLATGVKPEIEPKIVNCESETEEIFLVSTEAAEASSTPLSNEVPQQQMTPIPQDIDEDFGQQQQILDPFFTIDPTQASVQEVERQKRELGRTEKEESLFLLNRALEQLDAIDEDASKKVAIEIFAFKEAQISDNCKIISAHAKVANSQCDENDENVRECMENVHAETAKLCAIEASICDGKSVKLKKSQCKPLPDKKVREKRDEELTVKGGRKEIDITDASHPIHELVRESLAGLGTSENGDVYSLVKINRASQQTVEGSIFRVNLDVKDADSKTVTCNLEVWDRPWLDNPKETKFDCDNSKKYKFRRRRSADEVTPVLVGGPSRIENFENDEKIKSLVQNSLVSFNEKEGNSYELHRIVGASHQVVAGSLYKIQVEFKRKEPQEIVECELSIWERSWLNSRETEVTCNNDKKYKFRKRRSADELPVLGGPRPIKNFENDEKVKSLVQNSLVSFNEREGNNFELHRIVGATHQVVAGSIYKIQVEFKRKDPQEIVECELSVLEKLGDDKSETEVSCNNDKKYKFRKRRSADEVKPANLPVFTFGGATPIENFENDEKVKSLVQNSLVSFNEKEGNNYELHRIVSATYQVVAGSIYKIQVEFKRKDPQEIVQCELSVLEKLGDDKSETDVSCNNDKKYKFRKRRSADEVQAKPPVLGGTTPIENFENDEKVKTLVQNSLVSFNEKEGNSYELHRIVGATHQVVAGSLYKIQVEFKRNEPHVIVECELSIWERSWLNSRETEVTCNNDKKYKFRKRRSADEVTPGLVGGPSRIENFENDEKVKTLVQNSLVSFNEKEGNSYELHRIVGATHQVVAGSLYKIQVEFKRKDPQEIVECELSIWERSWMNSRETEVTCNNDKKYKFRKRRSADEVSFTPGAPGSPRPIENFENDEKVKGLVQNSLVSFNEKEGNSYELHRIVGATHQVVAGSLYKIQVEFKRKDPHEIVECELSVYERSWEQKSETDVSCNNDKKYKFRSKRSLIYDHRRRTEDYEEEEKRLMHQRETLAHHEELFHKFQLKFSRAYHSSMEKSLRFRIFQNNLAKIQMLNEREMGTAKYGVTEFADLTPTEYRLRTGLWKRNLDENHISNPIAEIPNFKLPKSFDWRDKNVVSEVKNQGNCGSCWAFSVTGNIEGLHAIKTGQLEEYSEQELLDCDAIDGGCAGGLPDNAYKAIEELGGLELESDYPYRARKSECVFNKTMSHVKVSGAVDFPKNETAMQLWLVQNGPISIGINANAMQFYRGGVSHPWRPLCRHSGIDHGVLIVGYGVAEYPLFNKTLPYWIVKNSWGPKWGEQGYYRVFRGDNTCGINSMASSAVLA; from the exons ATGTTGCTCtttagaagaaaatttctttttctcatttttctctctTGTATCACTGTAAATAGTGTTTTGTGTGGTGAAACAGATGATGTGAGtgctaaaaatgaaaaattggacAGTCCAAGTGCCGAGGTGGCGGAAGAG AGGGATTCTGTTCAATCTGGGGCCCTGGAGCTGGAACATGAAGTTATTAATGAGCAGGCG GATCAACCGACGTCCGGGGAGCGTTTTGTGGCCATTCATGTGGGCACATTGGGGATGCGTGAGGAATTGAGTCCCACTCTTCTTGGGATAACGCATCTTGTGCTTACATTCCTTCCGGCTGAGTATCAGCTGCTGACCGTCATATCGGCGGCTAGGGAAGTTGTAGCTGGGGTCAGGTACATTTTGGTGGTGAATGCTGAACGAGTGGAAAATGGTGAGAGGGTTGTGTGTTCCCTGGAGATTCTGGAGAAGCCTTGGATAACGACTGAATGGGGTGATAAGTGGAGGATGCTCGAGGGGACAAATTGTACGGGAAGTCCGAATCCTCTGGCACCGGTTAGGGATCAATATCGAAGGGTTAATCCGGTTTTTGGGGGGGATAAGCCCAAAGAATTGACGGGGGATAGATTGAGGGAAGTTGAAGATCAAATTATTACATCAACAACTCCTCGGGATTTCTATGAGATTCATGATACCACGACAGAATTGCCCGTGGCTGAATTATCTGATGAAATGAAAGCTCTCTTGGATGCTTACTATTTGTCCGGGAAAGCGCCTTCCGGAGGCATTGTCAGGGAAAATGTAGGTCCCCTGGCGACTGGCGTTAAGCCAGAAATTGAACCAAAGATTGTAAATTGTGAAAGTGAAACCGAAGAAATTTTTCTTGTGTCCACCGAAGCTGCAGAAGCTTCCTCAACTCCGCTCTCTAATGAAGTTCCTCAGCAACAAATGACACCAATTCCTCAGGATATCGATGAGGATTTTGGGCAACAGCAACAGATTCTTGATCCTTTCTTCACAATTGACCCAACTCAGGCTAGTGTCCAGGAAGTTGAGCGTCAAAAGAGGGAACTGGGACGAACAGAGAAGGAAGAAAGTCTCTTCCTTCTTAATCGTGCCCTTGAGCAACTCGATGCAATTGATGAGGATGCATCCAAGAAAGTTGCAATTGAGATATTTGCCTTCAAAGAAGCCCAAATTAGTGACAATTGCAAAATAATATCAGCCCATGCCAAAGTAGCCAATAGTCAGTGCgatgaaaatgatgaaaatgtgcGAGAATGTATGGAAAATGTTCATGCAGAAACGGCAAAATTGTGTGCGATtgag GCTTCCATTTGCGATGGAAAATCcgtaaaactaaaaaaaagtcaGTGTAAGCCTCTTCCGGACAAGAAAGTCCGGGAGAAGCGGGATGAAGAGTTAACAGTGAAAGGAGGACGTAAAGAGATTGACATCACCGATGCATCTCATCCGATTCATGAGTTGGTCAGGGAGAGCTTGGCGGGACTGGGAACATCAGAAAATGGTGATGTCTATAG CTTGGTAAAGATCAATCGTGCTTCGCAACAAACAGTAGAAGGCTCGATCTTCAGAGTGAATCTCGATGTAAAGGATGCTGATTCTAAAACTGTGACATGCAACTTGGAAGTTTGGGATAGACCGTGGTTAGACAACCCAAAGGAAACTAAGTTCGACTGCGATAACTCTAAAAAGTACAAATTCCGTCGAAGGAGATCTGCAGATGAAGTCACTCCAGTTTTAGTTGGAGGTCCTTCACGCATTGAAAACTTTGAGAATGACGAGAAAATCAAGAGTCTCGTACAAAATTCTCTAGTGTCCTTTAACGAAAAGGAAGGAAACAGTTACGA gcTCCATCGAATTGTTGGTGCATCGCATCAAGTCGTTGCGGGAAGTTTGTATAAGATCCAAGTTGAATTCAAGAGGAAAGAACCTCAAGAAATAGTTGAGTGTGAGTTGTCTATATGGGAAAGATCTTGGTTGAATAGTCGCGAAACAGAAGTTACTTGCAATAATGATAAGAAATACAAATTCCGTAAGAGGAGATCCGCAGACGAATTACCGGTACTTGGAGGTCCAAGACCCATCAAAAACTTTGAGAATGACGAGAAAGTGAAGAGTCTCGTTCAAAATTCTCTGGTGTCCTTCAACGAAAGGGAAGGGAACAATTTCGA GCTACATCGAATTGTTGGTGCAACCCATCAAGTTGTTGCTGGTAGTATTTACAAGATTCAAGTTGAGTTCAAGAGGAAAGATCCTCAGGAGATAGTTGAATGTGAATTGTCTGTTTTGGAAAAACTTGGGGATGATAAAAGCGAAACGGAAGTTTCGTGCAACAATGACAAGAAATACAAATTCCGTAAGAGGAGATCAGCAGATGAAGTTAAGCCTGCCAATCTACCAGTTTTTACGTTTGGGGGTGCAACACCCATCGAAAACTTCGAGAATGACGAGAAAGTGAAGAGTCTCGTTCAAAATTCTCTGGTCTCCTTCAATGAAAAAGAAGGAAACAATTACGA GCTTCATCGAATTGTAAGTGCAACCTATCAAGTAGTTGCTGGGAGTATTTACAAGATTCAGGTTGAGTTCAAGAGGAAAGATCCTCAGGAGATAGTTCAATGTGAATTGTCTGTTTTGGAAAAGCTTGGGGATGACAAGAGCGAAACGGATGTTTCGTGTAATAACGACAAGAAATACAAGTTTCGTAAGCGAAGATCTGCAGATGAAGTGCAGGCCAAACCTCCTGTACTTGGAGGTACAACACCTATTGAGAACTTCGAGAATGACGAGAAGGTGAAGACTCTCGTTCAGAATTCTCTGGTTTCATTCAACGAAAAGGAAGGAAACAGTTACGA GCTTCATCGAATTGTTGGTGCAACACATCAAGTCGTTGCGGGAAGTTTGTATAAGATCCAGGTTGAGTTCAAGAGGAATGAACCTCATGTAATAGTTGAGTGTGAGTTGTCTATATGGGAAAGATCTTGGTTGAATAGTCGTGAAACAGAAGTTACGTGCAACAATGACAAGAAATACAAATTCCGTAAGAGGAGATCTGCAGATGAAGTCACTCCAGGCTTAGTTGGAGGTCCTTCACGCATTGAGAACTTCGAGAATGACGAGAAAGTGAAGACTCTCGTTCAAAATTCTCTGGTCTCCTTCAATGAAAAGGAAGGAAACAGTTATGA GCTCCATCGAATCGTTGGTGCAACCCATCAAGTCGTTGCGGGAAGTTTATACAAGATCCAGGTTGAGTTCAAGAGGAAAGATCCTCAAGAAATAGTTGAGTGTGAGTTGTCTATATGGGAAAGGTCTTGGATGAATAGTCGCGAAACAGAAGTTACGTGCAACAATGACAAGAAATATAAATTCCGTAAGAGGAGATCTGCAGATGAGGTTTCGTTCACACCAGGTGCACCTGGAAGTCCAAGACCCATCGAAAACTTTGAGAATGACGAGAAAGTAAAAGGTCTCGTTCAAAATTCTCTGGTGTCCTTCAATGAAAAGGAAGGAAACAGTTACGA GCTCCATCGAATTGTAGGTGCAACCCATCAAGTTGTTGCGGGAAGTTTATACAAGATCCAGGTTGAGTTCAAGAGGAAGGATCCTCATGAAATAGTTGAATGTGAGCTTTCGGTGTATGAAAGGTCTTGGGAGCAAAAAAGTGAGACGGATGTTTCGTGTAATAACGACAAGAAGTATAAATTTCGTTCAAAGCGTTCCCTGATCTACGATCACAGACGAAGGACTGAGGATTATGAAGAAGAAGAGAAACGTCTGATGCATCAGCGTGAGACTTTGGCTCACCATGAGGAGCTCTTTCACAAATTCCAACTGAAATTCAGTCGAGCCTATCACTCTTCCATGGAGAAGTCTCTGCGTTTCCGTATCTTCCAGAACAATCTGGCTAAGATTCAGATGCTCAATGAACGCGAAATGGGAACGGCTAAGTATGGCGTAACGGAGTTTGCCGATCTCACGCCAACGGAGTATCGTTTGAGAACGGGCCTATGGAAGAGGAATCTCGATGAGAATCATATTTCCAATCCCATTGCTGAGATTCCTAATTTCAAACTGCCGAAGAGCTTTGATTGGCGCGATAAGAATGTGGTGAGTGAGGTGAAGAATCAAGGCAACTGCGGTTCATGCTGGGCGTTCTCAGTAACGGGCAACATTGAAGGCCTTCATGCCATCAAAACGGGACAGTTGGAGGAATATTCGGAGCAGGAACTCTTGGATTGCGATGCAATTGACGGAGGATGCGCTGGAGGACTTCCTGACAATGCATACAA AGCAATTGAGGAACTGGGCGGCCTCGAACTGGAATCTGACTATCCATATCGGGCCCGGAAGAGCGAATGCGTCTTCAACAAAACGATGAGTCACGTGAAGGTTAGTGGAGCTGTGGATTTTCCCAAAAATGAAACAGCCATGCAACTGTGGCTGGTGCAGAATGGACCCATTTCCATTGGGATCAATGCCAATGCCATGCAGTTCTATCGGGGCGGAGTTTCTCATCCTTGGCGTCCTCTCTGTCGTCACAGTGGCATCGATCATGGGGTCTTGATTGTTGGATACGGAGTCGCTGAGTATCCGTTGTTCAACAAAACCCTTCCCTACTGGATTGTGAAGAATTCCTGGGGCCCCAAATGGGGCGAACAGGGCTACTACCGAGTCTTCCGGGGTGACAATACTTGCGGAATCAATTCCATGGCCAGCTCAGCTGTTTTGGCTTAA